The following proteins are encoded in a genomic region of Nakaseomyces glabratus chromosome J, complete sequence:
- the CBK1 gene encoding serine/threonine protein kinase CBK1 (CAGL0J06072g~Ortholog(s) have protein serine/threonine kinase activity), producing MFGGEYDHAYDANNGQRFQPPVLDAMEFEKPGSPSVGDHFLRQQISNQSLHDQYSSHMEQQQQQQQQQHNAAYGAGFTDIPQLHPSTPPHGLVQKISNGNFHPAMNQGGNIPSTSNMNNMFNTPPPTMGNNPLYSHDNNSTNLLQDNLNQARSQFSPDRYSVDSDFNNGAGNHVMANGNYNINGSQSSSPYHQPQTFYTNSNLSSGQLSAHRSSPQRQPAQPLQQTTFTQLPQPSLPPQQQQQQQQQQQQQQQQQPKFQSMVPPQQTQLQQQQQQELQNAGSYMYFERRPDLLSKSTQDKAAAVKLKVENYYQQSVKYAIERNERRVELETELGSHNWSEERNARQLASLGKKESQFLRLRRTRLSLEDFHTVQVIGKGAFGEVRLVQKKDTGKIYAMKTLLKSEMYKKDQLAHVKAERDVLAGTDSPWIVSLYYSFQDAQYLYLIMEFLPGGDLMTMLIRWQLFTEDVTRFYMAECILAIETIHKLGFIHRDIKPDNILIDIRGHIKLSDFGLSTGFHKTHDSNYYKKLLQQDEATTKNGAPNDAGDGSNNRQTMIVDSINLTMSNRQQIQTWRKSRRLMAYSTVGTPDYIAPEIFLYQGYGQDCDWWSLGAIMYECLIGWPPFCSETPQETYRKIMNFEQTLQFPEDVHISYEAEDLIRRLLTHSNQRLGRQGGADEIKSHPFFRGVDWNTIRQVEAPYIPKLSSITDTRFFPTDELENVPDSPAMAQAAKQREQMMKNGVNPNQNQVKEDLPFIGYTYSRFDYLTRKNAL from the coding sequence ATGTTTGGTGGCGAGTATGATCACGCGTATGATGCTAATAACGGGCAGCGGTTCCAGCCGCCAGTGCTGGATGCCATGGAGTTTGAGAAGCCCGGTAGTCCCAGTGTTGGGGATCATTTTCTGAGACAGCAGATCTCAAACCAGTCTTTGCACGATCAGTATTCGAGTCACATGgagcaacaacaacaacaacaacaacaacaacataaTGCGGCGTATGGTGCTGGTTTCACTGATATACCTCAGTTACACCCTTCCACGCCTCCACATGGTCTAgtacaaaaaataagtaATGGTAATTTCCATCCTGCTATGAACCAGGGTGGAAATATACCGAGCACAAGTAACATGAACAACATGTTCAATACGCCTCCACCTACTATGGGAAACAACCCACTGTATTCGCACGACAATAACTCTACTAATCTGTTACAGGATAATCTAAACCAAGCTCGTTCACAGTTTTCTCCGGATCGTTATTCAGTTGATTCCGATTTCAACAATGGGGCCGGGAACCACGTTATGGCTAATGGgaattataatattaatggAAGTCAAAGTAGCAGTCCTTATCATCAACCACAGACTTTCTACACCAACAGCAATTTGTCATCGGGACAATTAAGTGCCCATAGATCATCTCCTCAAAGGCAGCCTGCACAGCCATTACAACAGACAACTTTCACCCAACTTCCGCAACCTTCTTTACCTCCccaacagcaacagcaacagcaacagcaacagcaacaacagcagcagcagcagccaaaatttcaaagcaTGGTTCCTCCACAACAAACACAGCttcaacagcaacaacagcaagaGCTACAAAATGCGGGTAGCTATATGTATTTTGAGAGGAGACCCGACTTATTGAGTAAGTCGACACAGGACAAAGCCGCTGCTGTCAAGCTTAAGGTTGAGAATTACTATCAACAGTCAGTGAAGTATGCAATCGAGAGGAACGAGCGTAGAGTAGAGCTTGAGACAGAGCTGGGATCGCATAACTGGTCTGAAGAACGGAATGCAAGACAGCTTGCCTCCCTAGGTAAGAAAGAATCGCAATTCTTGAGGTTGAGGAGGACCAGGCTATCGTTGGAAGATTTTCATACGGTTCAAGTTATTGGTAAAGGTGCATTTGGTGAAGTTAGACTTGTTCAAAAGAAGGATACTGGTAAGATCTATGCGATGAAGACGTTGCTTAAGTCTGAGATGTACAAGAAGGATCAATTAGCGCATGTCAAGGCTGAAAGAGATGTCCTGGCAGGCACGGACTCCCCTTGGATTGTTTCATTGTACTACTCATTCCAGGATGCACAATACCTTTACTTGATCATGGAGTTTCTACCGGGTGGTGATTTGATGACGATGTTGATCAGATGGCAGTTGTTCACGGAAGATGTTACCAGATTCTACATGGCCGAGTGTATATTGGCCATCGAGACTATCCATAAGCTTGGTTTCATTCACAGAGATATTAAACCGGATAATATTCTAATTGACATTCGTGGGCACATTAAACTTTCAGATTTTGGTTTATCTACGGGGTTCCACAAGACCCACGATTCCAATTACTACAAGAAGTTGTTGCAGCAGGACGAGGCTACTACGAAGAATGGGGCACCAAATGACGCAGGAGACGGTAGTAACAACCGGCAAACCATGATTGTTGATTCTATCAACCTGACTATGTCTAACAGGCAGCAGATTCAAACGTGGAGGAAATCTAGAAGGCTGATGGCGTACTCGACTGTTGGTACACCTGATTACATTGCGCCTGAGATCTTTTTGTACCAAGGGTATGGCCAGGACTGTGATTGGTGGTCCTTGGGGGCTATTATGTATGAGTGTTTAATTGGATGGCCACCATTCTGTTCGGAGACCCCGCAGGAGACGTATCGTAAGATCATGAATTTTGAGCAAACGTTGCAATTCCCTGAGGATGTACATATCTCTTACGAGGCGGAGGATTTGATCCGTAGGTTGCTAACGCACTCCAATCAGAGGTTGGGGAGACAAGGCGGTGCTGACGAGATCAAGAGTCATCCGTTCTTCCGTGGGGTGGACTGGAACACCATACGACAAGTGGAGGCACCATACATCCCCAAGTTGAGTTCCATCACGGATACCCGATTCTTCCCAACGGACGAGTTAGAGAATGTCCCAGACTCGCCCGCAATGGCACAAGCTGCAAAACAAAGGGAgcaaatgatgaagaacggTGTGAATCCGAACCAGAACCAAGTGAAGGAAGATCTACCTTTCATCGGCTACACTTACTCCAGATTCGACTACTTGACGAGAAAGAATGCATTATAA
- a CDS encoding uncharacterized protein (CAGL0J06088g~Ortholog(s) have cytoplasm, nucleus localization), producing the protein MDARVCPQCGELLHRFMIRMKHAVVMCANDKCMYPFNTPGGIESNLVYVEGSELLEASTKIEKPPSRH; encoded by the coding sequence ATGGATGCGAGGGTGTGTCCGCAGTGTGGAGAGTTATTACACAGGTTCATGATCCGGATGAAGCATGCCGTGGTGATGTGTGCCAACGACAAGTGTATGTACCCGTTCAACACACCGGGCGGTATAGAGAGCAACCTGGTATATGTGGAAGGGTCAGAACTACTGGAAGCATCTACCAAGATAGAGAAACCACCTAGCCGACACTGA
- the RIA1 gene encoding GTPase RIA1 (CAGL0J06094g~Ortholog(s) have GTPase activity, role in mature ribosome assembly and cytosol localization): MVRVLPETFKRLQSDPTCVRNICIVAHVDHGKTSLADSLLASNGIISQRLAGRVRYLDARPDEQLRGITMESSAISLYFRVLHKQEGKDEPLVNEHLINLIDSPGHIDFSSEVSAASRLCDGAVVLVDVVEGVCSQTVTVLRQCWTEKLKPVLVLNKIDRLITELQLTPMEAYIHLNKTIEQVNSVIGSFFAGERQLDDLSWRERLETNANAEFIEKDDSEIYFTPTDNRVIFASAADGWGFNIGQLAKFYEKKMGAKRENLQKVLWGDFYMEPKTKKIITNKNLKGRNLKPLFVSLILDNIWKIYENVIMEKDLDMVEKFTKILDVTLTARDLRTKDDKQLLRQIMGQWLPVSTAVLLTVIEKLPSPLESQSERLDVIIGKEYEKEDVDEDLIKDMKECNRNGQLCAYVSKMLSIPRDELPLEDNKNMTADQIIERNRRAREVAMNAAKRAEMLEKSKDNSTEEDLYARAKETIITPELDSGTENKTKNDTFQIVTAPAAPLDLGFEYEEDPEAVSDDDSDTNGDAIPEFVPGEIDPNDPLSSMFEYEEEDPFSTGATLAETHFEPVSLEELKDDDIFDEKDEVLIGFARIYSGTLEVGQEISVIGPKYDPKNPTEHIHTTTITKLYLFMGKELVSLNSCPSGNIVGIGGLAGKIIKNGTIVGNSAKGLNLAGVNLHSTPIVRVAIEPSNPMEINKLVRGLKLLDLADPCVNIEVEDSGEHILCTAGELHLERCLKDLKERFAGIDITHSEPAIPYRETFLNVSGMNPPKNPELGRSVIELKLGKYRMSFRSIPLSDEITNFLTHHERTIARIVSSKSANENIEEQILDEDTFWKKLGSLFEESEGTEELVSYMDKIAAFGPKRIGANILVSNNGILGNVKQHEAPQFEYSDSIINGFLLSVNEGPLANEQVQGMCVVLEDIHEMTENEISEIDDPHYQVDEPNLSGRLITTTRDCIHKSFLDWSPRIMWAMYTCDIQTSVDVLGKVYAVVQQRHGKIISEEMKEGTPFFQIIARIPVVEAFGLSEDIRKKTSGAAQPQLVFDGYESIDLDPFWVPTTEEELEELGETADKENIARAHMNNIRRRKGLFIEEKVIQNAEKQRTLKRN, translated from the coding sequence ATGGTTAGAGTACTCCCAGAGACTTTCAAGCGGTTGCAGAGCGATCCCACCTGTGTGCGGAACATATGTATTGTTGCACATGTGGATCATGGTAAGACATCGCTGGCTGACTCACTGTTGGCCTCCAACGGTATTATCTCCCAGAGACTGGCCGGTAGAGTGAGATACTTGGATGCCAGACCAGACGAGCAGTTGCGTGGTATCACGATGGAGTCATCTGCCATTTCACTTTACTTCAGAGTGCTGCATAAGCAAGAAGGGAAAGATGAACCCCTGGTCAATGAACATCTGATCAACTTGATTGACTCGCCGGGCCATATTGACTTCTCAAGTGAAGTGAGTGCTGCCTCGAGACTATGTGACGGTGCTGTTGTGCTGGTTGATGTAGTGGAGGGTGTTTGCTCTCAAACAGTCACTGTGCTGAGACAATGTTGGACAGAAAAGCTGAAACCAGTGCTGGTACTGAATAAGATTGATAGACTAATCACAGAACTACAATTGACACCTATGGAGGCGTACATCCACCTAAACAAGACTATTGAACAAGTTAACTCCGTCATTGGTTCATTCTTCGCTGGTGAGAGACAGTTAGATGATTTGTCCTGGAGAGAAAGGCTTGAAACCAACGCCAACGCAGAATTCATTGAAAAGGATGACTCCGAGATTTACTTTACACCAACGGATAATAGGGTGATCTTTGCCTCTGCAGCAGATGGCTGGGGTTTCAACATTGGACAACTAGCCAAATTctatgaaaagaaaatgggCGCCAAAAGAGAGAACTTGCAGAAAGTCCTATGGGGTGATTTTTACATGGAGCCAAAGACCAAGAAAATAATCACTAATAAAAACCTGAAAGGAAGAAATCTAAAGCCTCTATTTGTTTCATTGATACTCGATAACATATGGAAGATATATGAAAATGTTATTATGGAAAAGGACCTCGATATGGTAGAGAAGTTTACCAAAATTCTAGACGTGACCTTAACTGCCCGTGATCTAAGAACTAAAGATGATAAACAACTACTAAGACAGATTATGGGCCAGTGGCTACCTGTAAGTACAGCTGTTCTACTAACTGTGATCGAAAAATTGCCTTCACCACTAGAGTCACAATCAGAGAGGCTAGATGTCATAATTGGTAAGGAATATGAAAAAGAGGATGTTGACGAAGACTTGATCAAAGATATGAAGGAATGTAATAGAAATGGTCAATTATGTGCATATGTATCCAAGATGTTATCGATCCCAAGAGATGAATTACCTCTTGAGGACAATAAGAACATGACAGCAGATCAGataattgaaagaaataggAGAGCTCGTGAAGTGGCGATGAATGCAGCTAAAAGAGCAGAAATGCtagaaaaatcaaaagataACTCAACTGAAGAGGACCTATATGCAAGGGCTAAAGAGACGATCATAACTCCAGAGTTAGATTCAGGAACTGAaaacaaaaccaaaaacGATACTTTCCAGATTGTTACGGCACCTGCTGCTCCTCTAGATCTTGGCTTTGAATATGAGGAAGATCCTGAAGCTGTGTCAGATGATGATTCAGATACAAATGGCGATGCTATTCCTGAATTTGTCCCAGGTGAAATCGATCCTAACGATCCGCTCAGCTCTATGtttgaatatgaagaagaagacccATTTTCTACCGGTGCTACTTTAGCGGAAACACATTTCGAACCTGTCTCTTTAGAAGAGTTAAAGGATGACgatatttttgatgaaaAGGACGAAGTTCTAATCGGATTTGCAAGGATATACAGTGGTACATTAGAAGTTGGACAAGAAATCTCAGTCATAGGTCCCAAGTATGACCCAAAAAATCCTACTGAGCATATACACACAACAACAATTACCAAGCTGTATTTATTTATGGGTAAGGAACTAGTAAGCTTAAACTCTTGTCCTTCTGGTAATATTGTGGGTATTGGAGGTTTAGCTGGAaaaatcattaaaaatGGTACTATTGTAGGTAACTCTGCAAAGGGCTTAAACCTTGCAGGAGTAAACTTACACTCCACACCTATTGTTCGTGTTGCGATTGAACCATCAAATCCTATGGAGATTAATAAACTAGTCAGAGGTCTAAAATTACTGGATTTAGCTGATCCATGTGTGAATATTGAGGTTGAAGACTCTGGTGAGCACATTTTATGTACAGCTGGTGAACTGCACTTGGAAAGGTGTTTGAAGgatttgaaagaaagattTGCTGGTATTGACATCACACATAGTGAACCTGCTATCCCATACAGAGAGACATTTTTAAATGTATCAGGAATGAATCCACCAAAGAATCCGGAACTTGGAAGATCTGTTATTGAGCTAAAACTAGGAAAATACAGAATGTCCTTTAGAAGTATCCCACTATCAGATGAAATAACCAACTTTTTGACACATCACGAGAGAACGATTGCCAGAATTGTATCCTCTAAGTCAGCTAATGAGAACATTGAGGAACAGATACTGGATGAAGATAcattttggaaaaaattGGGGTCactatttgaagaaagcgAAGGAACTGAAGAATTAGTTAGTTATATGGACAAGATAGCAGCGTTTGGTCCAAAAAGAATTGGTGCAAATATTTTAGTGTCCAATAATGGTATTCTTGGAAATGTCAAACAACATGAGGCCCCACAGTTCGAATACTCAGATTCGATAATAAATGGTTTTCTATTATCTGTGAATGAGGGTCCATTAGCAAACGAGCAAGTCCAAGGAATGTGCGTTGTGTTGGAAGATATTCACGAGATGacagaaaatgaaatttcagAGATAGATGACCCACATTATCAGGTCGATGAGCCAAATCTCTCTGGTAGATTGATTACAACAACTAGAGACTGCATTCATAAGTCATTTTTGGACTGGTCACCACGTATAATGTGGGCAATGTATACATGTGATATTCAAACGTCAGTGGATGTTCTTGGTAAAGTATACGCCGTTGTGCAACAAAGACACGGTAAAATTATATcagaagaaatgaaagaaGGTACACCATTCTTCCAGATTATTGCTAGAATCCCTGTTGTCGAGGCCTTCGGTCTCAGTGAGGAcatcagaaagaaaacttcGGGTGCAGCTCAACCTCAGCTAGTCTTTGATGGATATGAAAGTATAGACCTGGATCCATTCTGGGTACCAACCACAGAGgaagaattggaagaatTAGGTGAAACGGCAGACAAGGAAAATATTGCGCGTGCTCATATGAATAACATTAGAAGACGCAAAGGTctatttattgaagaaaaggtGATCCAAAATGCTGAGAAGCAAAGAACtttgaagagaaattga
- the IBD2 gene encoding Ibd2p (CAGL0J06116g~Ortholog(s) have role in mitotic spindle assembly checkpoint), whose translation MSSNNQNTNNTSIELISENGPISLNLMMEEGVKALTRILSNQLNDTPGTQPMHFIIKKNDKDNKAIDINGDDEEVVELGNESNYHMSDGVQNEAEIILNDQLNDILKNHESQLRLDGEEAEIIFDYETQGTVDGSDSIGEKITQMIESVLPNGLGPNTTGKLQAVLNGKELNITEEIHKSDRIEEEEHIEGGLTTAEGNFEVEFETEPLPEDHKHTEENIDGHENYNDCCPHHHNNQDNRRRAPKYKNYNYHDYEYTVQHPKTEPNFSALINQKKPVCLFCEYYMVFGEPPKNMIKWYNMHYGYNHLPQRNDRHHRNR comes from the coding sequence atGAGCTctaataatcaaaatacGAATAACACTTCCATAGAGCTGATTTCGGAAAATGGCCCCATATCGCTAAATTTAATGATGGAAGAAGGAGTGAAAGCTTTAACTAGAATTTTGTCGAATCAATTAAATGATACCCCAGGAACACAACCTATGCatttcataataaaaaaaaatgataaagaCAATAAGGCTATAGATATTAATGgtgacgatgaagaagtcGTTGAATTAGGCAATGAAAGTAATTACCATATGTCCGACGGTGTTCAAAATGAAGCGGAGATAATACTAAATGACCAACTAAATGATATATTGAAGAATCACGAGTCCCAACTGCGGCTTGATGGCGAAGAAGCAGAGATCATTTTTGATTATGAAACTCAGGGTACTGTAGATGGCTCTGATTCAATCGGAGAGAAAATCACACAGATGATTGAATCTGTACTTCCGAATGGTTTGGGTCCCAACACTACTGGGAAACTACAGGCAGTTCTTAATGGCAAAGAGCTTAACATAACGGAGGAGATCCATAAATCTGATAGgatagaagaagaggagCATATTGAGGGCGGATTGACTACCGCTGAAGGTAATTTCGAGGTGGAATTCGAAACGGAGCCTCTACCGGAAGATCATAAACatactgaagaaaatatagaTGGTCACGAAAACTACAACGACTGTTGTCCGCATCATCATAACAACCAAGACAATCGTCGAAGAGCGCCTAAGtacaaaaattataattatcATGATTACGAATATACAGTACAACACCCAAAAACTGAACCTAATTTCAGCGCTCTAATTAATCAAAAAAAGCCAGTTTGCCTGTTTTGTGAATATTATATGGTATTTGGGGAGCCCCCAAAGAACATGATCAAGTGGTACAACATGCATTACGGTTATAACCATCTTCCACAGAGGAATGACAGACATCATAGGAATAGATAA
- a CDS encoding uncharacterized protein (CAGL0J06138g~Ortholog of S. cerevisiae : YNL165W and Saccharomyces cerevisiae S288C : YNL165W) has translation MDRVRSLLNSRRVVRVPEDEGERVLLPPQNSVSVESTAEHLYRPHVGGDDDDQMTMIDGDRDDMTMHTLLSESSTIGDFQRLGFVNRCPNFDNERVVPFVSVLLSRGFYAFASEESYKAYLGNKRKIEKFDVQSELGIPLFHALPSNVVKSMFGSRSTPVMRIFKFIVVRTCDANDNEGSTRADVLDFAPQGSELVSELQGTPYSVYKYQFCTIFKAVDTKTGKVEHKFAFSKLTSDVKDTVITENVNMTNYMQSRNADTNYAGLNLRWYGSTGFASPFGSNNIKLLVLDDSMPSYMTQDTLNDYEQARRAERLRPLGYLPVWARYSDDKVSVIPKKRTLRVATLDIKEQNRELSSDNPNTAFGLPWDTQVLTCMCMLLHEYESRKDKRHNATLRSQLVGPGMLM, from the coding sequence ATGGATCGTGTGCGGTCGCTGTTGAATTCCAGGCGAGTAGTCAGAGTTCCGGAAGATGAAGGTGAGAGGGTATTGCTACCTCCGCAAAATTCGGTGAGTGTTGAGTCCACAGCAGAGCATCTGTATAGACCGCATGTCGGCGGGGATGACGACGATCAGATGACAATGATTGACGGTGATCGAGACGACATGACTATGCATACTCTGCTTTCCGAGAGCTCTACAATTGGTGATTTCCAGAGACTCGGGTTTGTAAATCGATGTCCCAACTTCGATAATGAGCGGGTAGTGCCGTTTGTCTCTGTGCTTTTGAGTAGAGGCTTTTATGCCTTTGCGAGTGAGGAGTCATACAAGGCTTACCTGGGAAACAAGAGAAAGATAGAAAAATTTGATGTGCAGTCTGAACTGGGAATACCTCTGTTTCATGCACTGCCGTCTAATGTAGTTAAATCGATGTTCGGATCAAGAAGTACTCCAGTGATGAGGATATTCAAGTTTATCGTGGTGCGAACATGTGATGCCAACGATAATGAGGGAAGCACTCGCGCTGATGTGTTGGATTTTGCTCCTCAGGGTTCCGAACTTGTATCAGAGTTACAAGGCACTCCGTATTCTGTCTACAAATATCAGTTCTGTACAATATTCAAGGCAGTTGACACTAAAACTGGTAAAGTAGAACATAAGTTTGCGTTTAGTAAGCTAACTAGCGATGTCAAGGACACTGTTATTACGGAAAATGTCAATATGACTAACTATATGCAGAGCAGAAACGCTGATACGAACTATGCAGGTCTAAACTTGAGGTGGTATGGATCGACTGGTTTTGCAAGCCCATTTGGTTCTAACAACATCAAGCTGCTGGTTCTTGATGACTCTATGCCATCCTATATGACTCAAGATACACTAAATGACTATGAACAGGCTAGAAGGGCGGAGAGACTCCGACCTTTAGGATACCTTCCTGTATGGGCTCGATACTCAGATGATAAGGTTTCTGTGATTCCGAAGAAACGGACGTTAAGAGTTGCCACACTAGATATAAAAGAACAGAATAGAGAACTTTCTTCTGATAATCCAAATACGGCTTTTGGCTTACCATGGGACACACAGGTTTTAACTTGCATGTGCATGCTTTTACATGAATATGAGTCTCGTAAAGACAAGAGACATAATGCGACTTTGCGTTCGCAACTAGTTGGTCCGGGAATGTTGATGTAA
- the BNI5 gene encoding Bni5p (CAGL0J06160g~Ortholog(s) have protein binding, bridging activity, role in septin ring assembly and cellular bud neck septin ring localization) — protein sequence MLDQEDVKKRMSQIELDINQMNKMIDENLQLGENDGHDSGTEGVEGAVGEGVDGQAGPVEPVVTTAAEETSETKDIEHEQVTNEGMAKEVEDASESSVQATEQAQDQQAGTNEETNTFKTESMPEPETQAPEVNDLEMKEPEMKEPEMKEPETVEPETVEPEMKEPETVEPEMKEPVIKETDALEPEMKHAEIPPQATTEEQPTRHDEWEDVEEEEFNEIDTSTESNNVIGDTKQVEGSSVLAAGDLRGNVADNGNLTPVTDIDDAESTIFIPKKQNQNSELTEQMKETLRNTRRTTNPFRVISVSSSNSSTNSSRKSSGHDMGLEQTPSEQLKRYEQRHYYLTTKCGKIQKEIDYLNKMNSQGTLSIDDSRKLTRAIAKLQEYLDKKNKERYEVGVLLSRQLRRDINRGENGEFWIGTK from the coding sequence ATGCTGGATCAGGAAGATGTCAAGAAACGTATGTCCCAGATTGAGTTAGACATCAACCAGATGAACAAGATGATCGATGAGAACTTGCAACTAGGCGAGAACGACGGCCATGACTCTGGTACCGAAGGTGTCGAAGGTGCAGTTGGTGAGGGAGTAGATGGACAAGCTGGTCCAGTAGAACCCGTGGTTACCACAGCAGCTGAGGAAACTTCTGAGACAAAGGATATTGAACATGAACAAGTTACGAATGAAGGTATGGCAAAGGAGGTAGAGGACGCCTCCGAGAGTTCTGTCCAAGCAACAGAACAAGCACAAGATCAACAGGCTGGTACTAATGAGGAAACGAATACATTTAAAACTGAAAGCATGCCAGAACCAGAGACACAAGCACCGGAGGTAAATGATTTAGAGATGAAAGAACCAGAGATGAAAGAACCAGAGATGAAAGAACCAGAGACGGTAGAACCAGAGACGGTAGAACCAGAGATGAAAGAACCAGAGACGGTAGAACCAGAGATGAAAGAACCTGTGATAAAGGAGACAGACGCACTAGAACCTGAGATGAAACATGCCGAAATTCCGCCGCAAGCTACTACAGAGGAACAACCTACAAGACACGATGAGTGGGAGGATgtggaagaggaagagttCAATGAGATAGATACTTCCACTGAGAGCAATAACGTTATAGGAGACACCAAGCAGGTTGAGGGATCATCTGTACTAGCTGCTGGAGATCTTAGAGGCAACGTTGCGGACAATGGCAACTTGACACCGGTGACAGATATAGATGATGCTGAGTCCACGATATTTATACCCAAGAAACAGAATCAGAACAGCGAGCTTACAGAGCAGATGAAAGAGACGCTGAGAAACACCAGAAGAACCACCAACCCATTCCGTGTGATCTCTGTGAGCAGTAGTAATAGCTCTACTAACAGCTCCCGGAAGTCCAGTGGACACGACATGGGTCTGGAGCAAACTCCAAGCGAGCAGCTGAAGAGATACGAACAAAGACACTACTACTTGACCACAAAGTGCGGCAAGATACAGAAAGAGATCGATTActtaaataaaatgaaCTCGCAGGGCACATTATCTATAGACGATTCACGTAAGCTCACAAGAGCAATTGCAAAACTACAAGAATACCTGgacaagaaaaacaaagaaagatacGAAGTAGGTGTATTACTAAGTCGGCAATTAAGAAGAGATATCAACCGTGGGGAAAACGGAGAGTTCTGGATAGGTACCAAGTAG